One Epidermidibacterium keratini DNA segment encodes these proteins:
- the ftsX gene encoding permease-like cell division protein FtsX, protein MRLKFILSEVAIGLRRNMTMTIAMILTTAISLGLLGTGLLIARQINTMKEIYYDKVQVSIFIREDATDADRAAIEAKLDDLTSKDEVQDYFYESKDQAYERFQKQFEAQQDLVENTPKEAIPASYRVTLVNPERYEVIEQAFTNDSGALDPGVDQVRDDGDVLDRLFSVLNGMRNATIAIAVAGAVAALLLISNTVQLAAFTRRTETGIMRLVGASRWYTQVPFVIEAAVAGLLGAGLAIGGLFLLKRFLFEGAFASLVESGTIPAIAASDIWAVAPLIAGTGALLAAVTAWITLRLYVRQ, encoded by the coding sequence ATGCGCCTGAAGTTCATTCTGTCTGAAGTCGCGATCGGTCTGCGTCGCAACATGACGATGACGATCGCGATGATTCTGACGACGGCGATCTCGCTCGGCCTGCTGGGGACCGGCCTGCTGATCGCCCGCCAGATCAACACGATGAAAGAGATCTACTACGACAAGGTGCAGGTCTCGATCTTCATCAGGGAGGACGCGACCGACGCAGATCGGGCCGCGATCGAGGCCAAGCTCGATGACCTCACCTCCAAGGACGAGGTCCAGGACTACTTCTACGAGTCCAAGGACCAGGCCTACGAGCGGTTCCAGAAGCAGTTTGAGGCCCAGCAGGACCTCGTGGAGAACACCCCGAAGGAAGCGATCCCCGCGTCGTACCGCGTCACCCTGGTCAACCCAGAGCGCTACGAGGTGATCGAGCAGGCGTTCACCAACGACTCCGGAGCGCTCGATCCGGGGGTCGACCAAGTCCGCGACGACGGCGACGTACTCGACCGGTTGTTCTCTGTGCTCAACGGCATGAGAAACGCGACCATCGCGATTGCGGTGGCAGGCGCGGTCGCGGCGCTGCTGCTGATATCCAACACCGTGCAGCTAGCCGCCTTCACCAGGCGGACCGAGACCGGCATCATGCGTCTGGTCGGCGCATCGCGCTGGTACACCCAGGTGCCGTTCGTCATCGAGGCGGCGGTCGCCGGGCTGTTGGGCGCCGGGCTCGCGATCGGCGGCTTGTTCTTGCTGAAGCGGTTCCTGTTCGAAGGAGCCTTCGCCAGCCTGGTGGAGAGCGGGACGATCCCGGCCATCGCGGCCAGCGACATCTGGGCCGTCGCCCCGCTGATCGCCGGCACCGGCGCGCTGCTTGCCGCCGTCACCGCCTGGATCACGCTGCGCCTCTACGTCCGCCAGTAA
- a CDS encoding DUF1269 domain-containing protein: MADDTKYAVLITFPDNAKTFEAMTKLGDAGSDVVAAAVVERGKDGRLTVEDHADSRFAAGTAGGSLIGMVIGVLGGPLGVLLGWGVGAAAGSLVDAARAGDQDAALAELSRQVPPGHNAIVAETDEPSTAALDEYVASMGGTVTRRPLEEVVSELEAQDAAAEAAADAAAEELRKQKREERKEKLHDRIEALKAKFA, from the coding sequence ATGGCCGACGACACGAAGTACGCCGTGCTCATTACTTTTCCGGACAACGCAAAGACGTTCGAGGCAATGACAAAACTGGGCGACGCTGGCTCTGACGTGGTGGCCGCAGCTGTGGTGGAGCGCGGGAAGGACGGCCGGCTGACCGTCGAGGACCACGCCGACTCGCGGTTCGCGGCGGGCACCGCCGGTGGCAGCCTGATCGGCATGGTGATCGGCGTACTCGGCGGGCCGCTGGGTGTGCTGCTCGGCTGGGGCGTTGGCGCCGCGGCCGGTTCGCTTGTCGATGCGGCACGCGCCGGTGATCAGGACGCCGCGCTCGCCGAGCTCAGTCGGCAGGTGCCGCCGGGCCACAACGCGATCGTTGCCGAGACCGACGAGCCGTCGACTGCGGCACTGGACGAGTACGTCGCCAGCATGGGCGGCACGGTCACCCGCCGTCCGCTCGAGGAGGTCGTCTCCGAGCTGGAGGCGCAGGACGCCGCCGCCGAGGCAGCAGCCGACGCGGCGGCCGAGGAGCTGCGCAAGCAGAAGCGCGAGGAGCGCAAAGAGAAGCTGCACGATCGCATCGAGGCGCTGAAGGCGAAGTTCGCGTAG
- a CDS encoding amidohydrolase family protein, protein MSEPPKSDGAIPAYWKRLGLPGLADIHVHFLPESMLAKVWAYFDNAEQNYGRAWPVHYRLAEDQRLHLLRTFGVRGIPSLAYPHKPGMAEWLNIWCADFAARVPDAVHSATLYPEDDVERYVRQALARGAWLFKMHVQVGVFAPNDERLDPAWAQIEEAGAPVILHAGSAPRPGEFTGPKPVRALLEKFPKLTLVIAHLGMSEYDAFADLAFDYDNVHLDTTMAGTDFTNEFSPLPDAYLWRLAELGDKVVLGSDFPNIPYPYAHQLEALDRLGFGDEWLRKVLWDNGARLMRLNPDADTNPNQLSL, encoded by the coding sequence ATGAGCGAGCCCCCGAAGAGCGACGGCGCGATCCCTGCCTACTGGAAGCGGCTAGGACTGCCCGGACTCGCCGACATCCACGTGCACTTCCTGCCTGAGAGCATGCTCGCCAAGGTGTGGGCGTACTTCGATAACGCCGAGCAAAACTACGGGCGCGCGTGGCCGGTGCACTACCGGCTCGCCGAGGACCAGCGGCTGCACCTGCTGCGCACGTTCGGCGTACGCGGCATCCCTTCACTGGCCTACCCGCACAAGCCGGGCATGGCCGAATGGCTCAACATCTGGTGCGCGGACTTTGCCGCGCGGGTGCCGGATGCGGTGCACAGTGCGACGCTATATCCAGAGGACGATGTCGAGCGTTACGTGCGCCAGGCGTTAGCGCGGGGTGCGTGGCTGTTCAAGATGCACGTGCAGGTCGGTGTCTTCGCGCCCAACGACGAGCGGCTCGACCCGGCGTGGGCGCAGATCGAGGAGGCCGGCGCTCCCGTCATACTGCACGCCGGATCGGCGCCGCGGCCGGGGGAGTTCACCGGGCCGAAGCCGGTCCGCGCGCTGCTGGAGAAGTTCCCCAAGCTCACGCTGGTGATCGCGCACCTCGGAATGAGCGAGTACGACGCCTTCGCCGATCTCGCATTCGACTACGACAACGTGCACCTCGACACCACGATGGCCGGGACCGACTTCACCAACGAGTTCTCTCCGCTGCCGGATGCCTATCTCTGGCGGTTGGCCGAGCTCGGCGACAAGGTCGTGCTGGGCAGCGACTTCCCGAACATTCCCTATCCGTATGCCCATCAGCTGGAGGCGCTCGATCGCCTGGGCTTCGGTGACGAGTGGCTACGCAAGGTGCTGTGGGACAACGGCGCGCGGCTGATGCGGCTGAACCCGGACGCCGACACCAACCCCAACCAGCTCTCGCTCTGA
- the pdhA gene encoding pyruvate dehydrogenase (acetyl-transferring) E1 component subunit alpha — protein MTPTADPRDLLPTEQALQLIDADGHPVTGGDLKLPDEQTLLELYRAMVVGRRFDAQATALTKQGRLAVYPSSRGQEACQVAAALALREQDWLFPTYRDSVALVSRGVPAPEVLTLLSGGWHSGYDPYEYNCGAQCTPLATNTLHAVGLAHAARLKGDDAVALVLLGDGATSEGDTHEALNFAAVWRVPVIFLVQNNGYAISVPLSKQTAAPSLAFKGIGYGVRSAKVDGNDVAAVYDAITQAMDHALEGNGPSLIEAMTYRMEAHTNADDATRYRQSDEVTQWLARDPIERLRVYLTDRGVLDDPLAASFTAAGEELAATTRDALNADDELDPSTIFEHVYAEMTPALAAQQAMLREELAS, from the coding sequence ATGACCCCGACCGCAGACCCCCGCGACCTACTGCCCACCGAGCAGGCGCTGCAGCTGATCGACGCTGACGGCCACCCCGTCACCGGTGGCGATCTCAAACTGCCCGACGAGCAGACGCTCCTTGAGCTCTACCGCGCGATGGTGGTCGGTCGCCGCTTCGATGCCCAGGCCACCGCGCTGACCAAGCAGGGTCGCCTCGCCGTCTACCCCTCCTCTCGTGGCCAGGAGGCGTGCCAGGTCGCCGCTGCGTTGGCGCTTCGTGAGCAGGACTGGCTGTTTCCGACGTACCGCGACAGCGTCGCCCTGGTCAGCCGCGGCGTACCCGCGCCTGAGGTGCTCACGTTGCTCTCCGGCGGCTGGCACTCTGGCTACGACCCGTATGAGTACAACTGCGGCGCCCAGTGCACGCCGCTGGCGACCAACACGCTGCACGCCGTTGGCCTCGCACACGCGGCTCGCCTCAAGGGCGACGACGCGGTCGCGCTGGTGCTGCTCGGCGATGGTGCGACGAGCGAGGGCGACACCCACGAGGCACTCAACTTTGCCGCTGTGTGGCGGGTCCCGGTGATCTTCCTCGTCCAGAACAACGGCTACGCGATCAGCGTTCCGCTCTCGAAGCAGACCGCCGCACCGTCGCTGGCCTTCAAGGGCATCGGGTACGGCGTACGGTCGGCCAAGGTCGATGGCAACGACGTCGCCGCGGTGTACGACGCGATCACCCAGGCGATGGATCACGCACTCGAGGGCAACGGACCCAGCCTGATCGAGGCGATGACCTACCGCATGGAAGCGCACACCAACGCCGACGACGCGACGCGCTATCGCCAGTCCGACGAGGTCACGCAGTGGCTCGCGCGCGACCCGATCGAACGGCTGCGGGTCTATCTGACCGATCGCGGCGTACTCGACGACCCGCTCGCCGCGAGTTTTACGGCGGCAGGGGAGGAGCTGGCCGCGACAACTCGTGACGCGTTGAACGCCGACGACGAGCTCGACCCCAGCACGATCTTCGAGCATGTGTACGCCGAGATGACGCCGGCATTGGCTGCTCAGCAGGCAATGTTGCGCGAGGAGCTTGCCTCGTGA
- a CDS encoding dihydrolipoamide acetyltransferase family protein, with translation MGVFMLPDLGEGLAEAQVLQWFVKVGDEVTLDQMVVEVETAKAAVEVPVPFAGIVRELHCAEGETLAVGAPLITIETVGAEGFREPGVVTAGAHASGNGAASSGSGNVLIGYGTPEEGPRRRRRHRASVLSSSETVAPAEAPVPDPAAASVTALRPGVISPVVRRLARDAGVDLAELAPADGDVIRRADVERAIAQRHSAEPSAAATNAGDPGVQRIKLTGARKFAADKFSQSRREIPEATVWVDVDATGLMEARRAIHSPERPVSVLAMLSRFAVAGLRRYPQLNSRVEGDEIVQHSAIGLGFAAQTDRGLVVPVVAGAERMSLRELSAAMGERTERARAGELTPAEMSGGTFTVNNYGVFGVDGSAAIINHPEAAILGMGRIIERPWVVDGEIVVRRISQLTIAFDHRVCDGGVAGGFLRFVADCIENPMSALAEL, from the coding sequence ATGGGCGTGTTCATGCTGCCCGATCTCGGTGAAGGCCTCGCCGAGGCGCAGGTGCTGCAGTGGTTCGTGAAGGTCGGCGACGAGGTCACGCTCGACCAGATGGTCGTCGAGGTGGAGACCGCCAAGGCCGCGGTCGAGGTGCCGGTCCCGTTTGCCGGGATCGTCCGCGAGCTGCATTGCGCCGAGGGCGAGACCCTCGCCGTGGGCGCGCCCCTCATCACGATCGAGACCGTCGGCGCCGAGGGCTTCCGCGAGCCCGGCGTGGTGACCGCCGGTGCGCATGCGAGCGGCAACGGCGCCGCGTCGAGCGGCAGCGGCAACGTGCTGATCGGCTACGGCACGCCCGAAGAGGGACCGCGTCGCCGGCGGCGTCACCGTGCCTCGGTGTTGAGTTCAAGCGAGACCGTCGCTCCTGCTGAGGCACCCGTCCCAGACCCGGCCGCGGCGAGCGTCACCGCCCTGCGTCCTGGCGTGATCTCGCCCGTCGTACGCCGCCTCGCACGCGATGCCGGCGTCGACCTCGCTGAGCTGGCACCCGCCGACGGCGACGTCATCCGTCGGGCGGACGTCGAGCGAGCGATCGCGCAGCGGCACTCCGCCGAGCCCTCGGCGGCTGCTACGAACGCAGGCGATCCAGGCGTGCAGCGGATCAAGCTGACCGGCGCTCGCAAGTTCGCAGCCGACAAGTTTTCCCAGTCCCGCAGGGAGATCCCAGAAGCAACCGTCTGGGTCGACGTCGATGCCACGGGGTTGATGGAAGCACGTCGGGCGATCCATTCGCCAGAGCGACCGGTGAGCGTGCTGGCGATGCTGTCGCGGTTTGCCGTCGCCGGTTTGCGTCGGTATCCGCAGCTCAACTCCCGCGTTGAGGGCGATGAGATTGTGCAGCACTCGGCGATCGGTCTGGGCTTCGCCGCTCAGACCGACCGCGGGCTCGTCGTACCCGTCGTCGCTGGAGCGGAGCGGATGTCGCTGCGCGAGCTGTCGGCTGCGATGGGGGAGCGCACTGAACGAGCCCGTGCCGGAGAGCTCACGCCGGCCGAGATGTCCGGCGGCACGTTCACGGTCAACAACTACGGGGTCTTCGGCGTCGACGGCTCGGCCGCGATCATCAACCACCCAGAGGCGGCGATCCTCGGTATGGGTCGGATTATCGAGCGCCCGTGGGTGGTCGACGGCGAGATCGTCGTACGCCGGATCAGCCAGCTCACGATCGCGTTCGATCACCGGGTATGTGACGGCGGGGTTGCCGGTGGCTTCCTGCGGTTTGTCGCCGACTGCATCGAGAACCCGATGTCGGCACTTGCCGAGCTCTGA
- a CDS encoding Lrp/AsnC family transcriptional regulator, producing MSEILTRKLPDPGQTSGIDETDRRILDVLREDGRISVRALADRLHISRASAYDRIDRMRERGVISGFTAVIDPERYGYGLAAYIYLKIKQHSWKSVRRQVHAIPEVVHGSLVSGDSDLVLFVRTEDANALRELVLNKLHSISEVIGTQTVLVLDELPHPSEGL from the coding sequence ATGTCCGAGATACTCACGCGAAAATTGCCCGATCCCGGACAGACGTCCGGCATCGATGAGACCGACCGGCGCATCCTCGACGTACTGCGCGAAGACGGGCGGATCTCCGTGCGCGCGCTCGCCGATCGTCTGCACATCTCGCGCGCGTCGGCGTACGACCGGATCGACCGCATGCGCGAGCGCGGCGTGATCTCCGGCTTCACCGCCGTGATCGACCCGGAGCGCTACGGCTACGGACTCGCGGCGTACATCTACCTGAAGATCAAGCAGCACTCGTGGAAGTCAGTACGCCGGCAGGTGCACGCGATCCCCGAAGTCGTGCACGGCTCGCTGGTCAGCGGCGACTCCGACCTGGTGCTGTTTGTGCGCACCGAGGACGCCAACGCACTGCGCGAGCTCGTGCTGAACAAGCTGCACTCGATCAGCGAGGTCATCGGCACCCAGACCGTGCTGGTGCTCGACGAGCTGCCCCACCCCTCCGAAGGCCTGTGA
- a CDS encoding acyl-CoA dehydrogenase family protein — translation MDISADPELEQFRADVAAFLDQAPTEEIRRTGRRTTSVFPPFDQVMAWQRILADKGWAAPGWPVEYGGTGWSIEQRLVFAEEYQRRDLPPLLPNGLKMIGPLIIDKGSEEQKKRYLPGILNGEDYWTQGYSEPGSGSDLASLRTTAVRDGDDYIINGSKIWTTLAHRANRMFMLVRTSSDGPKQAGITFLLLDRMDYPGMQVRPIVNLTGEEEQCEVFFEDVRVPQSSRVGEENDGWAISKHLLTYERGASLQAPTMQRHLEKIADAAAQRPGPQGGVLADDPVFARDLGELAAEIASFGHVEMLILSQHPMTADPAMPSMNKVMLSELTQKVTVLMTRVAGIAGVPLQLDALDPASGVDPLGSELDLVAMPYYLNSRATTIYAGTNEVQRGLIARSLTPGRR, via the coding sequence GTGGACATCTCCGCCGACCCCGAGCTGGAGCAGTTCCGCGCCGACGTCGCCGCGTTCCTCGATCAGGCACCGACCGAAGAGATCCGGCGTACCGGTCGGCGTACGACGAGCGTCTTCCCGCCCTTCGATCAGGTCATGGCCTGGCAGCGGATCCTCGCCGACAAGGGTTGGGCCGCTCCGGGCTGGCCGGTCGAGTACGGCGGCACCGGCTGGAGCATCGAGCAGCGGCTCGTGTTTGCCGAGGAGTACCAGCGCCGCGACCTGCCGCCACTGCTGCCCAATGGGCTGAAGATGATTGGACCGCTGATCATCGACAAGGGCAGCGAGGAACAAAAGAAGCGTTATCTGCCAGGGATTCTCAACGGTGAGGACTACTGGACCCAGGGCTACTCCGAGCCCGGGTCGGGATCAGATCTCGCCTCGCTGCGCACGACCGCTGTCCGCGACGGCGATGACTACATCATCAACGGCAGCAAGATTTGGACCACGCTCGCGCACCGCGCCAACCGCATGTTCATGCTCGTGCGCACGAGCTCGGACGGACCGAAGCAGGCCGGGATCACCTTCCTGCTGCTGGATCGGATGGACTACCCGGGCATGCAGGTGCGTCCGATCGTCAACCTCACCGGTGAAGAGGAGCAGTGCGAAGTCTTCTTCGAGGACGTGCGGGTCCCGCAGAGCAGTCGCGTGGGGGAGGAGAACGACGGCTGGGCGATCTCCAAACACCTGCTCACCTACGAGCGGGGCGCCTCCCTGCAGGCGCCCACCATGCAGCGCCATCTCGAGAAGATCGCGGACGCGGCGGCTCAGCGACCAGGACCGCAGGGCGGCGTACTCGCCGACGATCCGGTGTTTGCCCGCGACCTCGGTGAGCTGGCCGCAGAGATCGCCTCGTTTGGCCATGTGGAGATGCTCATCCTCAGCCAGCATCCGATGACTGCTGACCCGGCGATGCCGTCGATGAACAAGGTGATGCTGAGCGAGCTGACCCAGAAGGTGACGGTCCTGATGACCCGCGTGGCCGGAATCGCCGGCGTACCGCTGCAGCTCGACGCGCTCGACCCGGCCTCCGGCGTCGATCCGCTCGGGTCTGAGCTCGACCTCGTCGCGATGCCCTACTACCTCAACAGTCGCGCCACGACGATCTATGCGGGAACCAACGAGGTGCAGCGCGGTCTGATCGCGCGCAGCCTCACACCGGGGAGGCGGTAG
- a CDS encoding alpha-ketoacid dehydrogenase subunit beta, translated as MAGALNRALADSLESDESVLVFGEDVGPLGGVFRITDGLTERFGEQRVFDTPLAESGIVGTAIGMAMNGMRPVVEMQFDAFAYPAFEQITSHVAKLRNRTRGAVSLPMVIRIPYGGGIGGVEHHCDSSEAYYTHTPGLKVITPSDANDAYHLLRQAISAPDPIVFLEPKRRYWSKGAVGESAGDMAQAVVRRAGDDVTILTYGGTVATALDAANAAEDEGRSLEVIDLRTLSPFDDATVAESVRRTGRAVVVHEASRFGGYGAEVVARVTEQCFHHLHAPILRVTGWDIPYPPPKLEEHHLPSVDRILDAVDRLQWDDQPVSEQGAY; from the coding sequence ATGGCCGGCGCCCTGAACCGGGCGCTTGCTGACTCGTTGGAGTCCGACGAGTCGGTGCTGGTGTTCGGTGAGGATGTCGGGCCGCTGGGCGGTGTCTTCCGCATCACTGACGGGCTGACCGAGCGCTTCGGCGAACAGCGGGTCTTTGACACCCCGCTCGCCGAGTCCGGCATTGTCGGCACTGCGATCGGCATGGCAATGAACGGCATGCGCCCGGTCGTGGAAATGCAGTTCGACGCGTTTGCCTACCCGGCCTTCGAGCAGATCACCAGCCACGTCGCAAAGCTGCGCAACCGCACCCGCGGCGCCGTGTCACTGCCGATGGTCATCCGGATCCCGTATGGCGGCGGCATCGGCGGTGTCGAGCACCACTGCGACTCATCCGAGGCCTACTACACCCACACGCCGGGACTGAAGGTGATCACGCCGAGTGATGCCAACGACGCATATCACCTGCTGCGCCAGGCGATCTCGGCTCCCGACCCCATCGTGTTCCTGGAGCCGAAGCGCCGCTACTGGAGCAAGGGTGCCGTCGGTGAGTCCGCGGGCGATATGGCTCAGGCCGTCGTACGCCGCGCCGGTGACGACGTCACGATCCTTACCTACGGCGGGACGGTGGCCACCGCGCTCGACGCGGCGAATGCCGCCGAGGACGAGGGGCGCTCACTGGAGGTCATCGACCTGCGCACGCTGTCACCGTTTGACGATGCGACTGTGGCCGAGTCTGTGCGGCGTACTGGTCGCGCGGTCGTCGTGCACGAGGCATCGCGGTTCGGCGGGTACGGCGCCGAGGTCGTTGCTCGGGTGACCGAGCAGTGCTTCCATCATCTGCACGCGCCGATCTTGCGTGTCACCGGCTGGGATATCCCTTATCCGCCACCGAAACTTGAGGAACACCACCTGCCCAGCGTCGACCGGATCCTCGACGCGGTCGACCGGCTGCAGTGGGACGACCAGCCGGTGAGCGAGCAGGGGGCCTACTGA
- the ftsE gene encoding cell division ATP-binding protein FtsE, producing the protein MIRLENVSKFYSTSTRPALDDVNVEIDKGEFVFLIGPSGSGKSTFLQLLLREEVPSKGDVHVAGKHLNRMSKWQVPKLRRTMGCVFQDFRLLKNKSVYENIAFALQVINKPKNTIKKVVPEVLDLVGLEGKADRMPHELSGGEQQRVAIARAFVNRPLVLLADEPTGNLDPETSQDIMLLLERINRTGTTVLMATHDSNIVDAMRRRVIELDNGQLMRDQSRGVYGVGR; encoded by the coding sequence GTGATTCGACTTGAAAACGTCAGCAAGTTCTACTCGACGTCTACCCGGCCTGCACTCGACGATGTGAACGTCGAGATCGACAAGGGAGAGTTCGTCTTCCTGATCGGTCCGTCCGGTTCGGGCAAGTCGACGTTCCTGCAGCTGCTGCTGCGCGAAGAGGTGCCCTCCAAGGGCGACGTACACGTCGCCGGCAAGCACCTCAACCGGATGAGCAAGTGGCAGGTGCCCAAGCTGCGCCGCACGATGGGCTGTGTCTTCCAGGACTTCCGCCTGCTCAAGAACAAGTCCGTCTACGAGAACATCGCGTTTGCGCTGCAGGTGATCAACAAGCCCAAGAACACGATCAAGAAGGTCGTGCCCGAGGTGCTGGACCTGGTCGGGCTCGAGGGCAAGGCTGACCGCATGCCGCATGAGCTCTCCGGTGGCGAGCAGCAGCGCGTGGCGATCGCCCGCGCGTTCGTCAACCGTCCGCTGGTGCTGCTGGCTGACGAGCCGACCGGAAACCTCGACCCGGAGACCAGCCAGGACATCATGCTGCTGCTGGAGCGGATCAACCGCACCGGCACGACCGTCTTGATGGCCACCCACGACTCCAACATCGTCGACGCGATGCGCCGGCGCGTGATCGAGCTGGACAACGGCCAGCTGATGCGTGACCAGAGCCGCGGCGTGTACGGCGTAGGCCGCTAA
- the smpB gene encoding SsrA-binding protein SmpB, with protein sequence MPKESGQKVIATNRRARHDYDILDTYEAGIALQGTEVKSLRAGRANIGDAFGMVEHGEVFLHQLHIPEYTQGSWTNHLPRRTRKLLLHAKEIDKIAQRIHEGGFALVPLSLYFKDGKVKVEIGIGKGKKEWDKRQDIAKRDAQREIRNEMGRRVKGR encoded by the coding sequence ATGCCAAAAGAGTCGGGCCAGAAGGTCATCGCGACAAACCGTCGCGCCCGCCACGACTACGACATCCTCGATACCTACGAGGCTGGCATCGCGCTGCAGGGTACCGAGGTCAAGTCGCTGCGGGCGGGGCGCGCCAACATCGGCGATGCCTTCGGGATGGTCGAGCACGGCGAGGTTTTCCTGCACCAGCTCCACATCCCGGAGTACACGCAGGGGTCGTGGACCAACCACCTGCCGCGGCGTACCCGCAAGCTGCTGTTGCACGCGAAGGAGATCGACAAGATCGCCCAGCGGATCCACGAGGGCGGCTTCGCGCTGGTGCCGCTGTCGCTGTATTTCAAAGACGGCAAGGTCAAGGTCGAGATCGGCATCGGCAAGGGCAAGAAAGAATGGGACAAGCGCCAGGACATCGCCAAGCGCGACGCCCAACGCGAGATCCGCAACGAGATGGGCCGCCGGGTCAAGGGCCGCTGA
- a CDS encoding acyl-CoA dehydrogenase family protein — translation MDLTYTGEQQALRDALTRYLDKEYAFDKRQQLLRSGAPWSREVWSQLAEFGLVALPFSEHVGGLGGSVVDVVAASEILGEHLCIEPYAATVLAGGALEAALKSGGEHSELASLLERLVAADVVVAFAHEEGHGTPAARDVTLVASESGGRYTLSGAKELVLGAGQAEAFVVTARTPAGDLALFLVRTDQSQVRVREYRTIDGRAAGAVSFEQAQAELILTDPRGEVIDSIIGTAVIGLAAEAVGCMGALLRQTVDYASTRQQFGVPIGSFQVLAHRMADMKLAYTKARATLLYTAALAEVGRASATEVSVLAAQVGRLGREIGESAVQIHGGIGTTDELAIGHLYKRILAVEVMFGGTDVHLRVVGSAYSTPVR, via the coding sequence ATGGATCTCACCTATACCGGCGAACAGCAGGCTCTGCGCGACGCGCTCACCCGCTACCTGGACAAGGAGTACGCGTTCGACAAACGCCAGCAGTTGCTGCGGTCTGGCGCGCCGTGGTCGCGTGAGGTCTGGAGCCAGCTCGCCGAGTTCGGACTGGTGGCATTGCCATTCAGCGAGCACGTCGGCGGTCTCGGCGGCAGCGTCGTGGACGTGGTCGCTGCGAGCGAGATCCTGGGCGAGCACCTGTGCATCGAGCCGTACGCCGCCACGGTGCTCGCGGGCGGCGCGCTAGAGGCTGCGCTGAAGAGCGGCGGCGAGCACTCGGAGCTCGCCTCGCTGCTGGAGCGCCTAGTTGCCGCAGATGTAGTTGTCGCCTTCGCTCACGAGGAAGGGCACGGCACCCCGGCAGCGCGCGACGTCACGCTCGTCGCCTCGGAGTCCGGCGGCCGCTACACGCTCAGCGGCGCCAAGGAGCTGGTGCTCGGCGCGGGGCAGGCTGAGGCGTTCGTGGTCACCGCGCGTACGCCGGCCGGCGACCTCGCGCTCTTCCTCGTCCGGACCGACCAGTCGCAGGTGCGGGTTCGCGAATACCGCACCATCGACGGTCGTGCGGCAGGTGCGGTGAGCTTCGAGCAGGCGCAGGCCGAGCTGATCCTGACCGACCCCCGCGGCGAGGTGATCGACTCCATCATCGGCACCGCCGTCATCGGTCTGGCCGCCGAGGCCGTCGGATGCATGGGGGCGCTGCTGCGCCAGACCGTCGACTACGCGAGCACCCGTCAGCAGTTCGGCGTACCCATCGGGAGCTTCCAGGTGCTCGCGCACCGGATGGCCGACATGAAGCTCGCATACACCAAGGCCCGTGCCACGCTGCTCTACACCGCTGCCCTCGCCGAGGTCGGCCGAGCGAGCGCCACTGAGGTGTCGGTGTTGGCGGCCCAGGTCGGCCGGCTCGGGCGCGAGATCGGCGAATCGGCAGTGCAGATCCACGGGGGAATCGGCACTACCGACGAGCTTGCGATCGGGCACCTCTACAAGCGGATACTCGCGGTCGAGGTGATGTTCGGCGGCACCGACGTGCACCTGCGCGTGGTCGGGTCGGCGTACTCCACCCCGGTGCGCTAA
- a CDS encoding enoyl-CoA hydratase/isomerase family protein: MNDRQLVLRDDHDGVTTLTLNRPDKLNALTVGMFRELRQHIQDLREDDTVSCVIVRGAGRCFSAGHDLADIATGEEVPSRGWHSETLRMLEKLPKPVVAAVHGHCYTGALEVALAADFIVAADDARFGDTHAKWALTPVWGMSQRLPRRVGAATAKRLMFTAAMFDADEAVRIGLAEYAVPAAEFENHIAELGRQIAANSGFSHAANKQLIDVTDGGQLDAGLQYEVMESPGRGPDYQERIAAFTKKGS, from the coding sequence ATGAACGACCGGCAGCTCGTGCTGCGCGATGACCACGACGGCGTAACGACGCTGACCCTGAACCGGCCCGACAAGCTGAACGCCCTGACCGTCGGCATGTTTCGCGAGCTGCGCCAGCACATCCAGGACCTTCGCGAGGACGACACGGTCAGCTGCGTGATCGTCCGCGGCGCGGGCCGCTGCTTCTCGGCTGGTCACGACCTTGCCGACATCGCCACCGGCGAAGAGGTCCCCTCACGTGGTTGGCACAGCGAGACCCTGCGGATGCTCGAGAAGCTTCCCAAGCCGGTCGTCGCGGCGGTGCATGGGCACTGCTACACCGGCGCGTTAGAGGTCGCACTCGCCGCCGACTTCATCGTGGCCGCAGACGATGCGCGCTTCGGCGACACCCACGCCAAGTGGGCGCTCACGCCGGTCTGGGGCATGAGCCAGCGGCTGCCGCGCCGGGTCGGCGCCGCCACCGCCAAGCGGTTGATGTTTACCGCCGCGATGTTCGACGCCGATGAGGCCGTGCGCATCGGCCTTGCCGAGTACGCCGTACCTGCCGCCGAGTTCGAGAATCACATTGCCGAGCTCGGACGGCAGATCGCTGCCAACTCTGGCTTCTCGCACGCGGCAAACAAGCAGCTCATCGACGTGACCGACGGCGGCCAGCTCGATGCCGGTCTGCAGTACGAGGTCATGGAAAGTCCCGGCCGCGGACCGGACTATCAGGAGCGGATTGCTGCGTTCACCAAGAAGGGCAGCTAG